The following proteins come from a genomic window of Castor canadensis chromosome 17, mCasCan1.hap1v2, whole genome shotgun sequence:
- the Igsf6 gene encoding immunoglobulin superfamily member 6 isoform X2, whose protein sequence is MDTANRGKVSLRLEIGLILFYVGAAGACTVSVVQPGYLEVDSTHKTVTIECTFSMTKCPSEQPRSLWFRYGAHQPEILCVDECKQKEHKFTVEKALARNQVSLTVNRVTLNDSAIYICGIAFPSAKQTGGGTTLVVRESKLLSKELQSLLIALIVLLSIYITGVCVILIVLFRSKSNLLRNKETKEDSQKKKSARRIFQEIAQELYHKRYVETNQQPVSERYQKEATGEEQHL, encoded by the exons ATGGACACAGCAAACAGAGGCAAGGTCAGTCTTCGTCTGGAAATCGGTCTGATTCTATTTTATGTCg GTGCTGCGGGAGCCTGCACTGTCTCTGTTGTGCAGCCAGGTTACCTGGAGGTGGACTCCACTCACAAGACCGTCACCATAGAGTGCACCTTCTCTATGACCAAATGTCCTTCAGAGCAGCCAAGGAGCCTGTGGTTTCGCTATGGCGCTCACCAGCCTGAGATTCTGTGTGTGGATGAATGCAAACAGAAGGAACAcaaattcacagtggagaaagccCTGGCCCGGAACCAAGTTTCTCTCACTGTCAACAGGGTGACTTTAAATGACAGTGCAATTTACATCTGTGGAATAGCATTTCCCAGTGCTAAGCAAACCGGAGGCGGGACTACATTAGTGGTAAGAG AAAGTAAACTTCTCAGCAAGGAACTGCAGAGTCTCCTGATAGCGCTTATAGTGCTGCTCTCAATCTACATCACTGGGGTGTGTGTGATCCTCATAGTCCTCTTCAGA TCAAAATCTAACCTCCtaagaaacaaggaaacaaaagaagactCACAAAAG AAGAAGAGCGCTCGACGCATTTTTCAGGAGATCGCTCAAGAACTATATCATAAGAGATATGTGGAAACAAACCAACAACCTGTAAGTGAAAGATATCAGAAAGAGGCAACAG
- the Igsf6 gene encoding immunoglobulin superfamily member 6 isoform X1: MDTANRGKVSLRLEIGLILFYVGAAGACTVSVVQPGYLEVDSTHKTVTIECTFSMTKCPSEQPRSLWFRYGAHQPEILCVDECKQKEHKFTVEKALARNQVSLTVNRVTLNDSAIYICGIAFPSAKQTGGGTTLVVRESKLLSKELQSLLIALIVLLSIYITGVCVILIVLFRSKSNLLRNKETKEDSQKKKSARRIFQEIAQELYHKRYVETNQQPEKNNTYENRRVLSNYERP; encoded by the exons ATGGACACAGCAAACAGAGGCAAGGTCAGTCTTCGTCTGGAAATCGGTCTGATTCTATTTTATGTCg GTGCTGCGGGAGCCTGCACTGTCTCTGTTGTGCAGCCAGGTTACCTGGAGGTGGACTCCACTCACAAGACCGTCACCATAGAGTGCACCTTCTCTATGACCAAATGTCCTTCAGAGCAGCCAAGGAGCCTGTGGTTTCGCTATGGCGCTCACCAGCCTGAGATTCTGTGTGTGGATGAATGCAAACAGAAGGAACAcaaattcacagtggagaaagccCTGGCCCGGAACCAAGTTTCTCTCACTGTCAACAGGGTGACTTTAAATGACAGTGCAATTTACATCTGTGGAATAGCATTTCCCAGTGCTAAGCAAACCGGAGGCGGGACTACATTAGTGGTAAGAG AAAGTAAACTTCTCAGCAAGGAACTGCAGAGTCTCCTGATAGCGCTTATAGTGCTGCTCTCAATCTACATCACTGGGGTGTGTGTGATCCTCATAGTCCTCTTCAGA TCAAAATCTAACCTCCtaagaaacaaggaaacaaaagaagactCACAAAAG AAGAAGAGCGCTCGACGCATTTTTCAGGAGATCGCTCAAGAACTATATCATAAGAGATATGTGGAAACAAACCAACAACCT
- the Igsf6 gene encoding immunoglobulin superfamily member 6 isoform X3 — protein MDTANRGKVSLRLEIGLILFYVGAAGACTVSVVQPGYLEVDSTHKTVTIECTFSMTKCPSEQPRSLWFRYGAHQPEILCVDECKQKEHKFTVEKALARNQVSLTVNRVTLNDSAIYICGIAFPSAKQTGGGTTLVVRESKLLSKELQSLLIALIVLLSIYITGVCVILIVLFRSKSNLLRNKETKEDSQKKKSARRIFQEIAQELYHKRYVETNQQPGHLFQQ, from the exons ATGGACACAGCAAACAGAGGCAAGGTCAGTCTTCGTCTGGAAATCGGTCTGATTCTATTTTATGTCg GTGCTGCGGGAGCCTGCACTGTCTCTGTTGTGCAGCCAGGTTACCTGGAGGTGGACTCCACTCACAAGACCGTCACCATAGAGTGCACCTTCTCTATGACCAAATGTCCTTCAGAGCAGCCAAGGAGCCTGTGGTTTCGCTATGGCGCTCACCAGCCTGAGATTCTGTGTGTGGATGAATGCAAACAGAAGGAACAcaaattcacagtggagaaagccCTGGCCCGGAACCAAGTTTCTCTCACTGTCAACAGGGTGACTTTAAATGACAGTGCAATTTACATCTGTGGAATAGCATTTCCCAGTGCTAAGCAAACCGGAGGCGGGACTACATTAGTGGTAAGAG AAAGTAAACTTCTCAGCAAGGAACTGCAGAGTCTCCTGATAGCGCTTATAGTGCTGCTCTCAATCTACATCACTGGGGTGTGTGTGATCCTCATAGTCCTCTTCAGA TCAAAATCTAACCTCCtaagaaacaaggaaacaaaagaagactCACAAAAG AAGAAGAGCGCTCGACGCATTTTTCAGGAGATCGCTCAAGAACTATATCATAAGAGATATGTGGAAACAAACCAACAACCT